TAGAGAAAAATGAGCATGGGTCCAATCCTAGCTGTGGGACCGACCGTCCGATTCTGATCAGTAAAGTGAACGGCCGAATATCCATGGTAGCTTTGAACCGAGTAGCTTTGGCATGAGTGAAGGACTCCTGAGATATTCAACCACGTATCGGAGCAGATTGCCATATATTAAGTGCAATTATAATCTAGAAAGTTGAAGATTTAATATAAATCCAAGGGGACCTCAGTTCCCAGACGGGCCGTCCCGATAACTGATCCAGTAGCGTGGGTATTCTGCACACTTTCACCCAAAACCCAAGCCCTAACCTATCATTCAGAAGGGAGCACGTAGACGCTCCTGAGCGTAATACCTCTGGTATCCTCGATATGAGGTTGTGCTGCTAATTCTAGGTGTATTAGAACGATTATATGATGATCACTGAGCCAGTTATGCTGATCCAAGAATGGTTTTGTGTTCGGCATCCGCGGCGGTAACCGAAAATTGAATTCAAGACGCGGATGGATGGAAAATGCGCTTTTCGGACGTATGCCAGCTAAGCATAGGCAAAATCGTCTGGATCGCTGCCTTGGAGTATGGTCGTTGTGACATGGTTGCAAATTCGCTCTATGATAGTGAGGGAAAAGTCGGGCGGCAAAACTTGGGTCTATCTTTGAGCCCATGAAGCTTCCAACTTCTGGATCCGAACGCTCGTCTCCCATCCAAGATCCGCCTCGATTCCACGTAGAAGATCAACAACTATTTGGCGTTCCTCCGGATTTTCAAAACATTGTCCGACTGCAAACAAAAGCGGTATCGTATAAACACGTGCGGCACTCCGAGGACGACCGAGTGCAATGCCACAAATTTCCCGACCACGATATTCGGTCTCTTTCATCAACTCCCGGTACCCTTGTAGGCGGTCAAAGGCAGTGCTGGGCCCGCTGACTGCATCTGTTGGCCTGTTCAGGGATAACGCAAGGCGTCCAAAGTGGTACTGCTGCATTGTCGCAGCACAGGATGTTAGCCCGTAAAATATCTCGGGAAAGGGCAAATAAATGATTTCGGGAAGCTTCGTTAGGTCTTTGGGATAGTCTAGTCGTAGACACGGGCGGAATGTCTCCGGTAACCCTTCGAACCAGGTTTGAAAATCGAAGCAGAGTTTCAACCAGGTGGAAGTAGAAGGGTATGATGCTGAAGATGGTGTGGGTGGATCACTAGATGAAAGACCGGTTAATTGTTCCCATTGTGACTTCTTCGACTCCGCTAGAAAATTGATCACTTTTGCAACGAGCCAAGTCAAGCTGTTAGCTGCAAGGTCTTCGTGTGATAACGCCTTATCGGTCATATCCTTGGCATCCAATGATATGTTCCCCGATTCATCAATTGAAATGCCGGCAGCTCTCCATAATGAAACGTTGTCCTGGTCAAACTGAGTTGGAACTCGATTAATATAAGCACTTAAGTAATCCAACCGGGCAAGGTTCCAGAACGCCGCCCTAGCCCCTTGAGGTAGTAAACATGGAATAGGCGAAGTACCGCTGTGTACTTCTATCAAAGAGTCAAATAATGACTTTATTCCAGAAAGGTGCCTGAAGCGATTATGAGTATTTAGTTGTGACAAACAGGTGGAACGGGGTGGTCACGCACGATTGCCAATTTTCTGCGGGTTCATCCAAAATCTTATACATCGTCATGATAGTTGAGGCTGCGAGGATATTCTCTGCCTTTCTTGAGAAAGTGCTGGCAgcggcttcttcggcagcgGAACTAGACTGCTGTGGCTGAGAACTTAACCATCGGCTGGCGATTTGAATTGCCGATTCTTCTAAAATGGCCGAGCTAGATACGGAAGTGTAAGCTTCAGAGATGGCGGAATTCATGCGGGAAGCGGCaatatagtagtagttaGTTGCTTTGAGAAACCAGTCCACTTGTGTCGCATTTGGATAGATTTCCATGGTCGCGGGGCTTGTGAACATTCCACCACTAGCTGGTGACGTTGCGCCTTTCATCCTGCCGAGATGCTTCGCAGCCAGAGCGGCAATTGCAAAATTTAAGAAGGGATCATTGATCGCGCGTATTGGTACATGAACTTCAAAAAACCGGGTCGAGTCCGAGACGTCTAGCCTGTCCTTCAATCAGCGCGAGTCACACCGACACTCTTTCAAGGTCTTACGTACCAAGGCCCCAAACTTTCCGAAAAATGTCGAACCAGAAACGCTATTTCATGTTCAGTGCCCGTTAAGAGTTCAGAAAAGATATCCTGGAACTCGTCTCTCTCGCTAGGTTGTGATGGGCTCCCCGAGGCAGTATTAGAAGATGGGGGCCTGGACCGAACGATATTGTAAGCATTACCCGGGACGTGAGGAGATGTAGCATTATTAAAATTTAGTGGACTGTGGCCAGCACTCCTGCTAGAAGTGCTCCGTGACTGGTTCAATCCAATAATTTCAGTGGGCGTGGTGTCTGTGATGGGCTGGTTTGCCATGAAATTAACAGCATTCATTCGAACGGGCGATTTTGTCGCGTTAACCCTTATGCTCTGGGTTGGTGAGTGAGCGCCTGGTTGACTCGACTCGCTAGATCTCCAGCTC
This window of the Aspergillus oryzae RIB40 DNA, chromosome 8 genome carries:
- a CDS encoding uncharacterized protein (predicted protein) — translated: MNAVNFMANQPITDTTPTEIIGLNQSRSTSSRSAGHSPLNFNNATSPHVPGNAYNIVRSRPPSSNTASGSPSQPSERDEFQDIFSELLTGTEHEIAFLVRHFSESLGPWLDVSDSTRFFEVHVPIRAINDPFLNFAIAALAAKHLGRMKGATSPASGGMFTSPATMEIYPNATQVDWFLKATNYYYIAASRMNSAISEAYTSVSSSAILEESAIQIASRWLSSQPQQSSSAAEEAAASTFSRKAENILAASTIMTMYKILDEPAENWQSHLSGIKSLFDSLIEVHSGRRSGTLPGWIT